The DNA segment GTTCATCGGGCCGGCAGTTCGCGGATCTTGATATTGCGATACCACGCTTCATCGCGGTGATCGGTCAGGAGAATGTGGCCTTTGATCTTGGTGCCGAAGCCGGAGACATTCTTGAACTTGCTCGTGGCTACGCCGGCCATGACTGCTTCGCTTCCGAGCTCGTATTCCAAAACTTTCTCGCCATTGAGCCAGTGTTCGACGTGATTGCCCTGGACCAAAATGCGTGAGCGATTGATTTCCCCGGCGGGTTTTCTGGATTTCTTATCCAGCGGCGGCAACACGGCGTAAAACCCCGCCGTGCTGCTCTTGTTGATGGGCCGTTCGAGGTCGTCCCACATCTGGTATTCGTGGCCGACGGGGGAGGAGCGTTCTTCCGTGATGAAATATTTCAGCCCGTTGTTCGCCTTCGGCGCCAGGCGCCATTCCCATTCCAACTCGAAATCCGTGAATTGCTCCTGACTGATGATGTCGCCAGGACGCACGTTGGCGACTTTCTTGAGCCAGCCGTCCTCGACGATCCATCCCTGTTGCGGGAAGGTTTGCTTCTTGAAACTCCGCCAGCCTTGGGTGGTCTTGCCGTCGAAGAGGAGTTTCCACCCGGCCTTTTTCTCAGCCTCGGTGAGCTGGTTCGGTTCATCGGCGAGGGCTTGGCCTGGCAAAAGGAGCGTCCATGTAAAGCAAACCAGCAGCAACCTGGTCAAAGTGAAAAAGGTTACCGAGAACGGCCAATTGGGTTTTGTCATAATGCTTTGTCAGATTTGTGGCTCAGGAATACTGAAGCCGGTTCACTTCTCTCTCACGGCGCCGGCTCAGTGCCGGGCGGCGGCGGCATCTTATCGCCCAGGCGGAGATATTGCCAGATCGCGTCGATCTGCTTCGCGCCGTCGCCGTCGAAGACATCCGTCAAGGGACTTTTGCCCATTTCATCGAAATAGACCGGCATTTTGGAACTGGGATCAATCGAAAGCGGATTGAAAAGCCAGCGGGTGAAATAGGACCGCTGCAATCGGTCCGCCGCGTAAGCCAGATTGATCCCCGCGCTGTCAAACACCAGGTTCGCGCCGACCTTGCCCACGGCGTGGCACGCGATGCAAGAGAATCCGCCGTCCGCCGAGACCAGCTTCTGTCCGATCTTCGCCGCTTCCGCATCCAGGGGCGGCTCGGGCAAAGTTTTCGGCGGGTAACCATGCAGCATCGCCAGTCCATGCGCCAGGGCTTCCGCGTGGGCCGGGAACGCGGGCATGCGCCCGGAAATCCACGGACGCGGCTTGTAGGAAACCTTGCCCGCGAGAAAGGCCGCAGTCCATTCCGGCTTCAGCTTGCCGCCGAGAATCTCGACCGGCGGAAAGCCGTCGAATTTGCCGTGGCATTCCTGGCACTTCAGTCCGCTGATCTGGCGCGCGGCGAATTCCGACGGCACGAAGCGCGCGAGCGCGGCTCGATCGCCGGCGGCAAAATCCTGCAACGCTTCCCGCTCGCGGGCGGTGAAGGCGAAGAAGGGCGCCCTGGACTTCTCCAGCGGCGCGCTCGCCAGGCAACCCTGACTCCAGCGTGAGGCCGGCAGGTCGGCCAGGGGCTTTGCGGCAAATTGGTTTTCCAATTGCAAGTTGTGGCAATTCAAACACCCGGCAGTCTGAACGAGCGTCTTGCCCCGCTCGACGGTGGCGGGATCAGAAGCCGAGTCGTTCGGTTGAGATTGATCGGCTCGGTCCGTCAGGAAAGCCGCCAGCTTGCGCGTTTCATCGTCGTCGAGTTTGAAATTCGGCATGCGGCTCCACGCGTAGTGCGCGGCGGGATCTTTG comes from the Verrucomicrobiota bacterium genome and includes:
- a CDS encoding DUF1080 domain-containing protein → MTKPNWPFSVTFFTLTRLLLVCFTWTLLLPGQALADEPNQLTEAEKKAGWKLLFDGKTTQGWRSFKKQTFPQQGWIVEDGWLKKVANVRPGDIISQEQFTDFELEWEWRLAPKANNGLKYFITEERSSPVGHEYQMWDDLERPINKSSTAGFYAVLPPLDKKSRKPAGEINRSRILVQGNHVEHWLNGEKVLEYELGSEAVMAGVATSKFKNVSGFGTKIKGHILLTDHRDEAWYRNIKIRELPAR